From the Ruminiclostridium josui JCM 17888 genome, one window contains:
- the istB gene encoding IS21-like element helper ATPase IstB, whose product MKEQLLECCKQLRLSARFAENAINANGATNQEYMLEVLKAEIIYRNTKRRNLYLKKAGFDNIKTFNGYDFEDITLPSGVTIDLLKQAEFLSRQENLILYGRNGAGKSHMATAIGVEACMQGKHVRFYKTAALVNELLAAKANGSLVQMLKKLSKLDLLICDEWGYIPFDAEGSQLLFQVIADCYEKRSLIITTNIEFSKWNGIFYDDQLTAALIDRLVHHSHLIVFGRDSWRLKHSLMKQSNN is encoded by the coding sequence ATGAAGGAACAACTGCTTGAATGCTGCAAACAGCTTAGGCTTAGTGCACGGTTTGCAGAAAATGCAATAAATGCAAACGGTGCAACGAATCAGGAATATATGCTTGAGGTCTTAAAAGCCGAAATCATATATCGGAATACCAAACGCCGGAACCTATATTTAAAGAAAGCCGGTTTTGATAACATTAAAACTTTTAACGGCTATGATTTTGAAGATATTACGCTACCTTCAGGCGTAACGATTGATTTATTGAAACAGGCTGAATTCCTGTCACGTCAGGAAAATTTAATTCTTTATGGCAGGAACGGAGCCGGCAAAAGTCACATGGCAACAGCAATCGGTGTAGAAGCCTGTATGCAAGGCAAACATGTCCGATTCTACAAAACTGCTGCATTGGTCAATGAGTTATTAGCAGCAAAGGCCAATGGCTCACTGGTACAGATGCTAAAGAAGCTCAGTAAACTTGACCTTTTAATCTGTGACGAATGGGGTTACATCCCCTTCGATGCAGAGGGCTCTCAGCTGCTGTTCCAAGTTATTGCAGACTGCTACGAAAAGCGTAGCCTGATAATCACAACAAACATTGAATTTAGCAAGTGGAACGGAATATTTTATGATGATCAGCTTACAGCGGCCCTCATCGACAGGTTAGTCCATCACAGCCATTTGATAGTCTTTGGCCGGGACAGCTGGCGGTTAAAGCACTCACTGATGAAACAATCTAACAACTAA
- a CDS encoding VanZ family protein — protein MRVYINPIALGILVSLLIIYLLFIPLFVHQFRRHGTLKIRRNIVIASFIIYMITAWFLTILPLPSMQAVREMKQIIPNYRPFLFITTFLNESGFILTKPKTWYSAILSPSCFTVVFNVFLTIPFGVYLKKYFKLPLAAVAILGFLLSLFYEVTQYTGLYGIYPKAYRLADVDDLIVNTFGAVVGYLLTRFIDHILPNIEKDKRVIKKEASLSIRLVSLLVDYISIIVLYELSRVVIYWNVAHRKWDLVIFLVSEVIVFIIIPLFTKGQTIGMFILRLNLTDNMGKCVNIPKALLHNIFIGLWLHIIFTIQGRVEVNSIVMIIIQFLFIIFMFVMLLNSIFHRKVCYYWESWFNTYIKRNLINHEPELMTCGKDINEKYK, from the coding sequence ATGAGAGTCTATATAAATCCAATTGCACTTGGCATTTTAGTGTCACTATTAATTATCTATCTATTATTTATACCATTATTTGTTCATCAATTTCGAAGGCATGGAACTCTAAAAATACGTAGAAATATTGTTATTGCTTCTTTTATTATCTATATGATAACAGCATGGTTTTTAACAATTTTACCTCTGCCGTCAATGCAAGCAGTACGCGAAATGAAGCAGATAATACCTAACTATAGACCATTTTTGTTTATAACTACTTTTTTAAATGAATCAGGCTTTATTTTGACAAAACCAAAAACCTGGTACTCAGCTATATTAAGTCCAAGCTGTTTTACCGTTGTTTTTAATGTTTTTCTGACAATCCCTTTTGGTGTTTACTTAAAAAAGTATTTTAAGCTACCTTTAGCGGCAGTGGCAATTTTAGGTTTTTTACTAAGCTTATTTTATGAGGTGACACAATATACAGGCCTTTATGGTATTTATCCTAAAGCTTACCGCTTGGCAGATGTTGATGATTTAATAGTAAACACGTTTGGTGCAGTGGTTGGCTACTTGTTGACCCGCTTTATCGATCACATTTTGCCCAATATAGAAAAAGATAAAAGAGTTATTAAGAAAGAGGCGAGCCTTTCTATAAGGTTGGTGTCATTGCTTGTGGATTATATATCAATTATCGTTTTATATGAGCTTAGTCGAGTAGTAATATATTGGAATGTTGCTCATAGAAAATGGGATTTGGTTATCTTTTTGGTTTCAGAAGTAATTGTATTTATAATAATACCGCTATTTACAAAGGGACAAACCATAGGAATGTTTATTTTAAGACTTAATCTTACTGATAATATGGGAAAATGTGTAAATATTCCAAAAGCATTATTACACAATATCTTTATAGGGTTATGGCTTCACATTATTTTTACAATACAGGGAAGGGTAGAAGTTAACTCAATAGTAATGATAATAATTCAATTTCTGTTTATAATATTTATGTTTGTAATGTTGCTAAATAGTATTTTTCATAGAAAAGTTTGTTATTACTGGGAATCTTGGTTTAATACATATATTAAAAGAAATTTGATAAACCACGAGCCAGAACTGATGACTTGTGGAAAAGATATAAATGAAAAATATAAGTAA
- the istA gene encoding IS21 family transposase, producing the protein MDDIKYIRRMHDVEGCSIREIMRRSGYHYETVKKYLDMKDFNNPTLLPKEVPSLLDPLKPIIDEWLENDLKAPRKQRHTAKRVYERLLNEYPGQLEVKLRTVQYYVSKKKKELYAEKSKGYIPLEHPAGEAQVDFCQFFYYDNSNTLKEGRKLTVSFPQSNGAYCQAFRGENQECLLQGLKNIMKHMNKVPFRMVFDNLSAAVAHIGSGKDRILTEGFKRFVEHYGIEPVFCNASAGWEKGNVENKVGYERRNMFVPVPTILDFDQFNRKLLKCCERDMQREHYRKGHLIADLFEADRQAMLPMNPIDFKVSRFQAAKADKYGKVMFETNLYSSSPKLAQEHVYLEITSDSVTIMDIKYNPVVTHCRLYEKDGESMDWLPYISLMAKRPNAIKYTGFYQELPEIWQNYLAELSPEKKREALLTLNTMLQKHDIAAAANALEVALDSGVKDSDSILASYYRLTNKVQQLQPMQFTNPYIKVPSFKTDNSRYDSLFGKEVSQ; encoded by the coding sequence ATGGACGATATAAAGTATATCAGAAGAATGCATGATGTGGAAGGGTGTTCAATCCGTGAAATCATGCGACGCTCCGGTTACCATTACGAAACCGTTAAGAAATATTTGGATATGAAGGATTTCAACAATCCAACACTACTACCTAAAGAAGTTCCATCCCTGCTTGATCCACTTAAGCCAATAATAGATGAATGGCTTGAGAACGATCTTAAAGCACCCCGTAAACAGCGACATACTGCAAAACGCGTTTATGAACGTCTGCTAAATGAATATCCGGGTCAGCTTGAAGTTAAGCTCAGGACCGTCCAATATTATGTATCAAAGAAGAAGAAAGAGCTGTACGCAGAAAAGTCTAAGGGGTACATCCCTTTGGAACACCCTGCCGGTGAGGCACAGGTAGATTTCTGTCAGTTCTTCTACTATGATAACTCCAATACTTTGAAAGAAGGTCGGAAGCTGACAGTTTCCTTTCCACAAAGCAACGGAGCATATTGCCAAGCATTCCGGGGTGAGAACCAGGAATGTCTGTTGCAAGGGCTAAAAAATATCATGAAGCATATGAACAAGGTTCCATTCCGTATGGTATTCGATAATCTATCAGCAGCTGTTGCCCATATCGGCAGCGGTAAGGACAGAATTTTAACTGAAGGCTTCAAGCGGTTTGTTGAACACTACGGTATTGAACCAGTTTTCTGCAATGCTTCTGCTGGCTGGGAAAAGGGCAATGTTGAAAACAAAGTAGGTTATGAACGCAGGAATATGTTTGTTCCAGTCCCCACAATACTGGACTTTGACCAGTTCAACAGAAAGCTCCTTAAATGCTGTGAAAGGGATATGCAGCGGGAGCATTACCGTAAGGGACATCTGATTGCAGACCTGTTTGAAGCAGACAGACAAGCTATGCTGCCTATGAATCCGATTGATTTTAAAGTATCCAGATTCCAAGCTGCAAAGGCCGATAAATATGGAAAGGTAATGTTTGAAACCAATCTATATTCATCATCACCAAAGCTGGCACAAGAACATGTATACCTTGAAATTACAAGTGATAGCGTCACAATAATGGATATTAAGTACAATCCCGTTGTCACCCATTGCAGACTATATGAGAAGGATGGGGAGTCAATGGATTGGCTACCATATATATCATTAATGGCTAAACGCCCCAATGCAATTAAATATACAGGCTTTTATCAGGAACTACCCGAGATATGGCAGAACTACCTGGCAGAGCTGTCACCAGAGAAGAAGAGGGAAGCCCTCCTTACTCTAAATACAATGCTTCAGAAGCATGATATTGCAGCTGCAGCAAATGCACTTGAAGTTGCACTGGATAGTGGAGTAAAAGACTCTGACAGCATACTGGCAAGCTATTACAGACTGACAAACAAAGTGCAGCAGTTGCAACCGATGCAGTTCACAAATCCATACATAAAAGTACCATCCTTCAAAACAGATAACTCAAGATATGATAGTCTGTTTGGAAAGGAAGTGAGCCAATGA